Genomic segment of Pacificitalea manganoxidans:
ACGCCTGTTCGAAATACTGCCAACTGTCATGCGCCGTCAGGAATGAAGCCTCGGCCAGCGGCGCAAGCTGCGCGGTCAGATCGGCGCTGAGCGTGGCCAGACGCCCCTGCGCGGCGTCCGCATTGGCGTGGTAGGTTGCGGCATTGTCGGGATCGAGCGTGGCCAGTTCGGCGGCGATCACAGCCACCCACGCCGACGCATTGGCCGGGTCGAGCCACGCATGCGGGTCGTCGCCTTCGTGAACATGGCCGTGCGCGTCCGTCTGATCTGCGCCGTGCTCGTCGTGTTCATGACCGTCATGGTCGGCGTGGTCGTGGTCGGCGTGGTCATCGTGATCGTCATGCGCATCGTGCCCGGCATGGTCGTCGTGATCGTCGTCTTCCTCATCACCGTGGCCTGCATGGCCCTCGGCCATTTCGCCAAACCGCGCTCCCTCCCGCACGGGCAATAGGGTGGTCTCGGGGCGCTCCAGCAACTCGATCACCGTCGCATCGGGCGCAAGACTGGTCAGCGGGTCGTGGATCCACGGGGTCAGCCCCTCACCCATGATGATCGCCAGATCAGCACCGCTGAGCGCGCGCGCCTCGGACGGGCGCAGCGCGTAGCCGTGGGGCGATGCCCCCGGCCCGATCAGCAGCGCGGGCGTGCCGACACCCTCCATCACCTGTGCGACGAGCGCCTGAACCGGCGCGATATCGGCAACGACATTCGGCGCCGCTATGGCGGGCACCGCCCCGAGAAGCGTTGCGGGAGCAAGGGCGATAAGGGTCGGGCGCATGGGAGGGTTCCTGACGAGGGGAAGGGGTTGCAGTTGATGGGCCATAGGGCTAAACGTAATGTTATAACCTATCAACCCCCAAAGTGACGGAACAGCCATGCCCCCTGCCCACCCCGTCGATCCGCCTGTTGGCCTGCCACTTGGATTTAGTGACCACGATCACGGCGCCTGCCGTCGTGCGGCGCTGGACCGGGCTGCGGCCCGCTGCGCCGAGGCACGCCTGCAACTGACGCCGGTGCGGCGCCGGGTGCTGGAAATCCTGTTGGAGGCGCACGCCGCGCAAGGGGCCTATGATGTGCTGGAGCGGCTGTCGGCCGAAGGCATGGGCAGCCAGCCGCCCGTCGCATATCGGGCGTTGAAGTTCCTCACCGATCACGGCTTTGCCCACCGGATCGAACGGCTGAATGCCTATGTCGCG
This window contains:
- a CDS encoding zinc ABC transporter substrate-binding protein, with the protein product MRPTLIALAPATLLGAVPAIAAPNVVADIAPVQALVAQVMEGVGTPALLIGPGASPHGYALRPSEARALSGADLAIIMGEGLTPWIHDPLTSLAPDATVIELLERPETTLLPVREGARFGEMAEGHAGHGDEEDDDHDDHAGHDAHDDHDDHADHDHADHDGHEHDEHGADQTDAHGHVHEGDDPHAWLDPANASAWVAVIAAELATLDPDNAATYHANADAAQGRLATLSADLTAQLAPLAEASFLTAHDSWQYFEQAFGVRAAGALSDSDAVEPGPARLREVETLIDADNVTCVVLEGGSGSRMAERLAATGDLSTVTLDPLGGGLTPGAGLYDELLEGVAAGLAECLG
- a CDS encoding Fur family transcriptional regulator, translating into MPPAHPVDPPVGLPLGFSDHDHGACRRAALDRAAARCAEARLQLTPVRRRVLEILLEAHAAQGAYDVLERLSAEGMGSQPPVAYRALKFLTDHGFAHRIERLNAYVACAHPDAAHEPGFMICRTCKLVAEAPIEPARGALGRSAAETGFTIEKTVMEVEGLCPACRDPHSDADAGPAC